A single window of Rhipicephalus microplus isolate Deutch F79 chromosome 5, USDA_Rmic, whole genome shotgun sequence DNA harbors:
- the LOC119174838 gene encoding uncharacterized protein LOC119174838: MAAFSNAAFYGSVRERNRPRVCDETAERILERIAARESSDLDLSDSDEEAPEDVAVLDDLEKHLEPDVDSSDEEPVHTAPAAPKRAALWKTTDSSPQAWLPDFNVTSDSGEVRALWRPFEYFQEYISDEMWETMSTAMNTAHVVETGKSLCTTPEELKVFFCSFDHNVVSWVASNSYVLGKTNEGAFSCKPHDKRAFFHTEVATQSCECP, from the exons atggcagccttcAGCAACGCTGCATTTTACGGCAGCGTGCGTGAAA GAAACCGACCACGCGTTTGTGACGAAACGGCCGAGCGAATACTCGAAAGAATTGCAGCCAGGGAATCATCCGACTTGGACCTGTCTGACAGCGATGAAGAAGCGCCTGAGGACGTTGCCGTTTTGGATGACCTGGAGAAACATTTAGAACCGGATGTTGACAGCAGTGACGAGGAACCCGTACACACTGCACCTGCTGCTCCAAAAAGGGCCGCGCTTTGGAAAACCACCGACAG TTCTCCCCAGGCATGGCTGCCGGACTTCAACGTCACCTCAGACAGCGGTGAAGTGCGAGCCCTGTGGCGACCGTTCGAGTACTTTCAAGAATACATTTCGGATGAAATGTGGGAGACGATGTCTACCGCTATGAACACTGCACATGTGGTCGAGACCGGGAAGAGCCTTTGCACGACTCCTGAAGAGCTGAAAGTATTTTTTTGCTCTTTCGATCACAATGTCGTGTCTTGGGTAGCCTCAAATTCGTATGTACTGGGCAAAACGAACGAAGGTGCCTTTAGTTGCAAACCACATGACAAGAGAGCGTTTTTTCACACTGAGGTCGCGACTCAAAGTTGTGAATGCCCTTGA